A part of Polynucleobacter sp. MG-Unter2-18 genomic DNA contains:
- the fabZ gene encoding 3-hydroxyacyl-ACP dehydratase FabZ — protein sequence MSKPIAIDINQILKLLPHRYPFLLVDRVLEIEPRQSITALKNVTMNEPFFQGHFPDFPVMPGVLIIEALAQTAALLTFSEVREENAVYYFAGIDGARFKKPVLPGDQLIMTAKLERERAGIYKFQVQATVDGELAAEANITCAVRTKGAQ from the coding sequence ATGAGCAAACCTATCGCTATCGACATCAATCAAATTTTGAAGTTGCTGCCGCACCGTTATCCATTTCTATTAGTTGATCGCGTATTGGAGATTGAGCCTCGTCAAAGCATTACCGCGCTTAAGAATGTCACTATGAATGAGCCGTTCTTTCAGGGTCACTTCCCAGATTTTCCAGTAATGCCCGGGGTTTTAATTATTGAAGCGCTTGCCCAAACAGCGGCACTCCTGACCTTTTCCGAAGTGCGTGAAGAGAACGCGGTTTATTACTTTGCGGGCATTGATGGTGCGCGCTTTAAGAAGCCGGTATTACCTGGTGATCAATTGATCATGACGGCTAAGTTAGAGCGTGAGCGTGCTGGTATCTATAAGTTCCAAGTGCAGGCTACGGTGGACGGTGAGTTAGCCGCTGAAGCGAATATCACTTGTGCCGTTCGTACGAAAGGTGCGCAATGA
- the lpxD gene encoding UDP-3-O-(3-hydroxymyristoyl)glucosamine N-acyltransferase produces MPTAIELAEQFQVSLVGDGSLSLLGLAPLERAQSSQISFLSNPLYRQQASDSAAGALIVSQADLDFLQASPGSNTAGRVFFVSKNPYATFARMAQYFAKASAPVYAPGVHPSAAIDPSVSIPATCHIGSFVQIGPGVKLGERVVLLGNTSVARNSNIGSDTLIYPNVSIYSETKLGERCIIHSGAVIGADGFGFAPDFSASGAEWVKIPQTGAVLIGNDVEVGASSTIDRGAMSDTIIGNGTKIDNQVQIAHNVVVGNCCVIAGCAAISGSTKIGNFCIIGGAANFAGHLTIADRTTVSGNTSIIRSITEPGQHYTGVYPSMLHSAWEKNAAILRGLDKIRQRLRLLDKSK; encoded by the coding sequence ATGCCCACTGCCATTGAGCTGGCCGAACAGTTTCAAGTAAGCTTGGTGGGGGATGGCTCCCTCTCGCTTCTAGGTCTCGCTCCTCTCGAGAGGGCCCAATCAAGTCAAATCTCCTTTCTTTCAAATCCGCTGTATCGCCAACAAGCTAGTGATAGCGCTGCAGGTGCTTTGATTGTCAGTCAGGCGGATTTAGATTTTCTCCAGGCGAGCCCTGGAAGCAACACGGCAGGGCGAGTATTTTTTGTCTCTAAAAATCCCTACGCCACTTTTGCCAGAATGGCGCAGTACTTTGCTAAGGCTTCTGCACCCGTTTACGCACCTGGGGTGCATCCCAGTGCCGCAATTGATCCTAGCGTGAGTATTCCAGCAACATGTCATATCGGATCATTTGTGCAAATCGGTCCTGGCGTTAAATTAGGGGAGCGAGTTGTCTTGTTGGGAAATACTTCTGTCGCTAGAAATTCCAATATTGGCAGTGATACTTTGATTTATCCCAATGTTTCCATTTATTCAGAAACCAAGCTTGGTGAGCGCTGCATTATTCATAGCGGAGCGGTTATTGGCGCAGATGGTTTTGGTTTTGCCCCTGACTTTTCCGCTTCGGGTGCTGAGTGGGTCAAGATCCCGCAAACTGGCGCTGTTCTCATCGGCAATGATGTCGAGGTGGGTGCGTCAAGCACAATCGATCGTGGCGCTATGAGTGACACCATCATTGGTAATGGTACCAAGATTGATAACCAAGTTCAAATTGCGCATAACGTAGTGGTAGGTAATTGCTGTGTGATTGCTGGTTGCGCTGCTATTTCGGGAAGCACCAAGATTGGTAACTTTTGCATTATTGGTGGCGCAGCGAATTTTGCCGGCCATCTCACCATTGCAGATAGAACAACCGTGTCGGGTAATACCTCAATTATTCGTTCGATTACGGAGCCGGGGCAGCATTACACGGGCGTGTACCCTTCAATGCTCCACAGCGCTTGGGAGAAAAACGCAGCCATTCTGCGAGGTCTCGATAAAATCCGTCAACGCTTACGTTTATTAGATAAATCCAAATAA
- a CDS encoding OmpH family outer membrane protein, translated as MKLRQSSTWIQYGLIAVSSLIALPSALAQDAGTRVAAVNVEKVFNESNMAKASQTKLQNEFTKRQNEIRESAQKIKSAAEKLDRDSAVMSEAERARRQRELADQDRELQRKQREYTEDLNQRNFEERAKIAEKANQALKQIAEQRKIDVIIQDPAYANPKVDVTDDVIKALNSLK; from the coding sequence ATGAAGCTTCGTCAATCTTCCACATGGATCCAGTACGGCTTAATTGCTGTTTCATCACTTATTGCTTTGCCATCGGCATTGGCTCAAGATGCTGGAACTCGAGTTGCAGCTGTGAACGTTGAAAAGGTATTTAACGAATCAAACATGGCTAAAGCTAGTCAGACTAAGTTGCAGAATGAATTTACAAAACGCCAAAACGAAATTCGTGAAAGCGCCCAAAAAATTAAATCTGCCGCAGAAAAGTTAGATCGTGATTCAGCGGTAATGTCTGAGGCTGAGCGCGCACGTCGTCAGCGTGAGTTGGCCGACCAAGACCGTGAATTGCAGCGCAAACAGCGTGAGTACACTGAGGATCTTAATCAGCGCAACTTTGAAGAGCGTGCCAAGATTGCTGAAAAGGCTAATCAAGCCCTGAAGCAAATTGCTGAACAAAGAAAAATTGATGTCATTATTCAAGATCCAGCCTATGCCAATCCCAAGGTTGACGTTACTGATGATGTCATCAAGGCTTTGAATAGTCTTAAGTAA
- the bamA gene encoding outer membrane protein assembly factor BamA: protein MNFLIPSIRSVTRFLAQLVLIVAASFCVNAQAADSFVIKDIRIEGLQRVEPGTVFSYLPVQVGDTLTDEKSAEAIKALYSTGFFRDVQIQAQGNVLIVIVEERPTISRIEFTGMKEFDQEIVRKSLKAVGVAEARFYDKALIDKAEQELKRQYVGKGMYAAEVVATVTPVERNQVAIYFNIDEGPVAKIQEINFIGNKVFSESTLKSEMQLKTGGWLSWYSKDNLYSKQKLTADLENIRSYYLNRGYLEFVIESTQVSITPDKKGIFLTVSIREGNKFTVKNVRLAGDLLGKEAELIQLVTLKPGDTFSSAKLTESTKAIAEILGSYGYAFATINPQPDIRRDLSEVDLTLVVDPGRRVYVRQVNITGNAKTRDLVVRREMRQFESSWFDSEKIDLSKKRLGRLGYFSESDVSTQDVPGSADQVDVNVKVTEKPTGAITIGAGFSSTEKLILSAGINQENAFGTGTAVGLNFSLGKINQSLALSNYDPYFTEDGISRYTDLFYRSSKPLYYVGDPDYQIKSVGSNIKFGVPYTEVDRVFFGTGIEAFQIQTTSSTPIPYLSYAQNYGIASPGYPGTLTTYNVPLTVGWSRDGRDSALIPSTGSLQQLNAEVGTPIGNMTFYRIFGQYQKYHSFSKGNILSYNGELGYGEAYGDNPFPITKNYYVGGIGSVRGYSPGSLGPTYYNSLIGRYQPTGGQSKIVNNVEYTVPVPGSGVDKTLRVFGFVDGGNVYNENINLVLRYSYGLGLSWISPLGPLKFSYGIPVKSLPTDNIQRLQFQVGTAF, encoded by the coding sequence TTGAATTTTCTGATTCCCTCCATTCGCTCTGTGACTCGCTTCCTTGCTCAGTTAGTCCTGATTGTTGCTGCCAGTTTTTGTGTAAATGCACAGGCTGCCGACTCCTTTGTGATCAAAGATATTCGAATCGAGGGCTTGCAACGTGTTGAGCCAGGAACTGTATTTAGCTATTTACCTGTTCAAGTGGGCGACACCTTGACTGATGAAAAGAGTGCTGAGGCAATTAAGGCTTTGTATAGCACTGGTTTTTTCCGAGATGTACAGATACAGGCTCAAGGCAATGTTTTGATTGTGATCGTTGAGGAACGCCCAACTATCTCCCGTATCGAATTTACTGGGATGAAAGAGTTTGACCAAGAAATTGTCCGCAAATCTTTAAAGGCAGTGGGTGTAGCTGAAGCCCGTTTCTATGACAAAGCGCTGATTGACAAAGCCGAGCAAGAGCTCAAGCGTCAATATGTTGGAAAGGGTATGTACGCCGCTGAGGTGGTTGCAACCGTTACCCCGGTAGAACGTAATCAAGTGGCGATTTACTTCAATATCGATGAGGGCCCAGTTGCCAAGATCCAAGAGATTAATTTTATTGGTAACAAAGTCTTTAGCGAAAGCACTCTCAAAAGCGAGATGCAATTGAAGACAGGTGGATGGCTTTCTTGGTACAGTAAAGACAATTTGTATTCAAAGCAAAAGCTGACAGCTGACTTAGAGAATATTCGCTCCTACTACCTTAATCGCGGTTATCTTGAGTTTGTAATCGAATCTACTCAGGTTTCTATTACTCCGGATAAAAAAGGTATTTTTCTCACGGTTAGTATTCGCGAAGGAAATAAGTTCACGGTCAAGAATGTGCGTCTAGCTGGAGACTTATTGGGCAAAGAGGCCGAGCTTATCCAACTGGTAACTCTTAAGCCAGGCGATACCTTTTCATCTGCTAAGTTGACCGAAAGCACTAAGGCGATTGCTGAAATTTTGGGTTCGTATGGCTACGCATTTGCAACCATCAACCCACAGCCGGATATTCGTCGTGACTTAAGCGAAGTAGATCTGACCTTGGTAGTCGACCCTGGTAGACGCGTTTATGTGCGCCAAGTCAACATTACCGGTAACGCCAAGACTCGCGACTTAGTGGTTCGTCGTGAGATGCGCCAGTTTGAAAGTTCTTGGTTCGATAGTGAAAAGATTGATCTCTCAAAAAAACGTTTAGGTCGTTTGGGATATTTCTCAGAGAGTGATGTTTCTACTCAGGATGTTCCTGGGTCAGCAGATCAGGTAGACGTCAATGTGAAGGTCACTGAGAAGCCAACCGGTGCCATCACGATTGGTGCAGGCTTCTCTTCAACTGAAAAATTAATCCTCTCTGCCGGTATTAACCAGGAAAATGCATTTGGTACGGGTACCGCAGTTGGTTTGAATTTCTCCCTTGGCAAGATCAATCAAAGCTTGGCCTTGTCAAACTACGATCCTTACTTTACTGAGGACGGTATTAGTCGATACACTGATTTGTTCTATCGTTCATCCAAGCCTTTGTACTATGTTGGCGATCCTGACTATCAAATTAAGTCGGTTGGCTCAAATATTAAGTTTGGTGTTCCGTACACCGAAGTTGACAGAGTATTTTTTGGAACGGGTATTGAGGCATTCCAGATTCAAACCACAAGCAGTACTCCCATCCCGTATTTAAGTTATGCTCAAAATTATGGCATAGCTTCACCTGGATATCCTGGAACACTCACCACGTATAACGTGCCATTAACTGTTGGCTGGTCAAGAGATGGTAGAGACAGCGCTTTGATACCTTCTACTGGTTCCTTGCAGCAATTGAATGCTGAGGTAGGAACTCCTATTGGGAATATGACTTTCTACCGTATATTTGGTCAATACCAAAAATACCACTCTTTTTCAAAAGGTAATATTCTGTCCTATAACGGGGAGTTAGGTTACGGAGAGGCTTATGGCGATAATCCCTTTCCGATTACCAAAAACTACTATGTCGGTGGTATCGGCTCAGTTCGTGGCTATTCCCCTGGTTCACTTGGACCTACTTATTACAACTCGTTAATCGGTCGCTATCAGCCTACCGGTGGACAGTCAAAAATCGTCAATAACGTGGAGTACACCGTGCCAGTCCCAGGCTCTGGTGTAGACAAAACCCTGCGAGTATTTGGTTTCGTAGATGGTGGTAACGTCTATAACGAGAATATCAATCTCGTCTTGCGATATTCTTATGGCTTGGGTTTATCATGGATATCACCATTGGGCCCGCTCAAGTTTAGTTACGGTATTCCGGTCAAATCATTGCCGACGGATAACATTCAGCGTTTGCAGTTCCAAGTGGGTACAGCGTTTTAA
- a CDS encoding RIP metalloprotease, with the protein MQALITLAAFLVTLGVLVSFHEYGHFLAARLCGVRVLRFALGFGKPLFTYRASNGTEWVLASIPLGGYVKLLDGRDREQIIPVEERPQSFDVKPLWQRSMIVAAGPFANFLLAVILFSVIYVSGVPQLPARLQTPPEQSIAAKLGVAAGDQVRGWQSLSSDYSGAPILDEFDPVPSWNALRWLLLNALTGEQGFALEIQDAAGARHVKSFKQGDLPPIAPDSDPFQALGLFPQVTPPSEWIELKLGPIDALGFAYQRVSLITKVSFRLMLGLFTGKTTLKQLGGPLSIADMAGKSAQVGWQPFVAFLALMSISIGLLNLVPLPMLDGGQLLYDAWELVAGKRISLSLQEKLQKVGFLLLISLSLLALFNDLQRYLSF; encoded by the coding sequence ATGCAAGCCTTAATCACACTTGCTGCATTCTTAGTCACACTTGGTGTGCTGGTCAGTTTTCATGAGTATGGTCATTTTCTAGCAGCTCGTTTATGTGGAGTTAGAGTTCTTCGCTTTGCCTTAGGATTTGGTAAGCCGCTATTTACTTATCGCGCGAGCAACGGCACTGAGTGGGTTCTTGCCTCCATTCCTTTAGGTGGCTATGTCAAATTGTTAGACGGCCGTGATCGTGAACAAATAATTCCAGTAGAAGAGCGTCCTCAATCTTTTGATGTAAAGCCCCTATGGCAACGCTCCATGATTGTGGCTGCAGGACCTTTCGCTAACTTCCTGTTGGCAGTTATTTTGTTCTCGGTAATTTATGTTTCGGGTGTGCCCCAGCTTCCTGCTCGACTTCAAACTCCTCCTGAGCAATCGATTGCCGCAAAACTAGGGGTGGCGGCAGGTGATCAGGTGCGAGGTTGGCAATCCCTGTCGTCTGACTACAGTGGTGCCCCTATTCTTGATGAGTTTGACCCGGTCCCAAGTTGGAATGCATTGCGTTGGCTTCTCTTAAACGCACTTACTGGTGAGCAAGGCTTTGCCCTAGAAATCCAGGATGCTGCTGGTGCCCGTCACGTTAAATCCTTTAAGCAGGGCGATTTACCTCCAATTGCACCTGATTCTGATCCATTTCAGGCTCTCGGTTTATTCCCCCAAGTGACCCCACCCTCGGAGTGGATTGAGCTCAAGTTAGGGCCGATAGATGCCTTAGGTTTTGCATACCAGCGCGTTTCTCTGATAACCAAGGTCTCTTTCCGGTTAATGCTGGGTTTATTTACGGGTAAAACGACCCTAAAGCAGCTCGGTGGGCCCTTAAGTATTGCTGATATGGCAGGTAAGTCGGCCCAGGTCGGCTGGCAGCCATTTGTGGCCTTTTTAGCTCTCATGAGTATCAGTATTGGACTCTTGAATTTAGTGCCTTTACCAATGCTCGATGGGGGTCAGCTCCTGTATGATGCATGGGAGTTGGTTGCTGGTAAGCGAATATCTTTATCACTGCAGGAAAAGCTCCAAAAAGTGGGTTTTTTGCTTCTGATATCCCTTTCCTTGCTAGCCTTGTTTAACGATTTGCAACGCTACCTTTCATTTTGA
- the ispC gene encoding 1-deoxy-D-xylulose-5-phosphate reductoisomerase: MPLKQLAILGSTGSIGVNTLDVIRAHPDRFKVVALTAAKQIERLAEQCIEFKPAIAVVADADGAAQLSQLLQEKKISTQVLYGPEALVSAVTVSGCDTVMAAIVGAAGLVPTLAAAKAGKRVLLANKEALVMSGNLFMQAMKAGGGELLPIDSEHNAIFQCLPDRFTKTPSLHLGVEELWLTASGGPFRDRPLADLAGITPDQACAHPNWVMGRKISVDSATMMNKGLEVIEAFWLFGLPLEKIKVLIHPQSVVHSMVRYRDGSVLAQMGQPDMRTPIAYGLAWPERIDAGVAPLNLTQLSGLSFTEPNFAQFPCLSLAFAAAKAGGTSPAVLNAANEVAVAAFLGDGLPYLSIPRVVEHCLNALPSAPADSLEVILGVDAQARQAANQFIRNIQK, translated from the coding sequence ATGCCTCTTAAACAGCTTGCTATCTTAGGGTCAACTGGATCGATTGGTGTTAATACCTTAGACGTGATCCGCGCGCATCCTGATCGCTTCAAAGTGGTAGCCCTGACTGCCGCAAAACAAATTGAGCGTTTAGCCGAGCAATGTATTGAGTTCAAGCCTGCTATCGCAGTGGTGGCTGATGCTGATGGTGCCGCTCAACTGAGTCAACTGTTACAAGAGAAGAAGATTTCTACTCAAGTTCTCTATGGGCCCGAGGCTTTAGTCAGCGCAGTAACAGTGTCGGGTTGCGATACCGTAATGGCAGCAATTGTAGGGGCCGCCGGCCTAGTCCCAACGTTGGCAGCAGCAAAAGCCGGCAAGCGAGTGCTGCTCGCTAACAAAGAAGCACTCGTGATGTCGGGTAATTTATTTATGCAGGCGATGAAAGCGGGCGGTGGCGAATTGCTACCGATTGATAGCGAGCACAATGCAATTTTTCAATGTTTACCTGATCGCTTTACAAAAACTCCATCTCTTCATTTGGGCGTTGAAGAGCTTTGGTTAACTGCCTCTGGTGGACCATTTAGAGATAGACCTCTCGCAGATTTAGCGGGCATTACGCCCGACCAAGCTTGCGCCCATCCAAATTGGGTGATGGGTCGCAAGATTTCAGTTGATTCTGCGACGATGATGAATAAAGGTCTTGAGGTCATTGAGGCTTTTTGGTTGTTTGGCCTGCCATTAGAAAAAATTAAGGTTTTGATTCATCCGCAGAGCGTAGTGCACTCGATGGTGCGTTATCGCGATGGCTCGGTTTTAGCGCAAATGGGTCAACCTGATATGCGCACTCCGATTGCCTATGGACTGGCTTGGCCTGAACGTATTGATGCTGGTGTTGCTCCTTTGAATCTGACGCAGTTGAGCGGCCTCAGTTTTACAGAACCTAATTTTGCTCAATTTCCTTGTTTGAGCTTGGCGTTTGCCGCTGCAAAGGCAGGGGGGACTTCGCCTGCCGTATTAAATGCCGCCAATGAAGTTGCCGTTGCCGCCTTCTTGGGCGATGGATTGCCTTACTTAAGTATTCCGAGGGTAGTCGAGCACTGTTTAAATGCTTTGCCATCGGCTCCTGCGGATTCTTTAGAAGTAATCCTTGGGGTTGATGCTCAGGCTCGTCAAGCAGCCAATCAATTTATTCGCAACATTCAGAAATAG